The bacterium genome includes a region encoding these proteins:
- a CDS encoding SGNH/GDSL hydrolase family protein yields MKSKVIGITIRIFTVTLITISIFLVTGEWALRSFTFYGIEYFIQLASDGNVVLKNENLPYMPVDLANAIGNLNERVVMNPKDTYKIIILGDSIAAGGELRRGEESFSARLKVLLEKDFPGKNIDIFVFAQGGYSTTEEVEGYRRYSKYFKPDLVILSYCHNDTAEADKRIITRNGKKLIAFYKTGNPYLKIFPFNRFLTERFLIARFMNEKSIELLSVFHIRPGIAFCNLAEQKIFRGFEKLYVLTKNTNTPVVVVVFPYLGDEIDITRDRMADFIKQWCARFNFLHIDLLSKFAEYDYRQLRCNPQDSCHPNAIGHKIAAETIEEMIKQADLIK; encoded by the coding sequence ATGAAAAGCAAAGTAATTGGAATAACCATAAGGATTTTCACCGTTACTTTAATTACAATCTCGATCTTCTTGGTAACAGGAGAGTGGGCATTAAGAAGTTTTACCTTTTATGGGATAGAATATTTCATACAATTAGCCAGCGACGGTAATGTGGTATTAAAAAATGAAAATCTCCCCTACATGCCCGTTGATCTCGCAAATGCAATAGGTAATTTAAATGAGCGCGTGGTAATGAATCCAAAAGATACGTACAAGATAATTATTCTTGGGGATTCTATAGCTGCGGGAGGGGAGTTGCGAAGAGGTGAAGAGTCCTTCTCAGCGAGATTGAAAGTTTTACTTGAGAAAGACTTCCCCGGAAAGAATATTGATATTTTTGTTTTTGCGCAGGGGGGATACAGTACTACTGAAGAAGTCGAGGGTTACAGGCGCTATAGTAAATATTTTAAGCCGGATTTAGTAATCCTTTCTTATTGCCATAATGATACTGCAGAAGCCGATAAAAGGATTATTACAAGAAATGGTAAGAAACTAATAGCTTTCTATAAAACAGGCAATCCATATTTAAAAATATTTCCCTTTAATCGATTTCTTACCGAACGATTTCTTATTGCAAGATTTATGAATGAAAAAAGTATAGAGTTATTATCTGTGTTTCATATTAGGCCAGGCATAGCTTTTTGTAACCTTGCAGAACAAAAGATATTCCGTGGTTTCGAAAAACTATATGTATTAACAAAAAATACAAATACACCTGTCGTTGTCGTAGTGTTTCCTTATCTGGGAGATGAAATCGACATCACTAGAGATAGGATGGCCGATTTTATTAAACAATGGTGCGCCCGTTTTAATTTTTTGCATATAGACCTACTTAGTAAGTTCGCAGAATATGATTATCGCCAGCTTAGGTGTAATCCACAAGATTCCTGTCATCCTAATGCCATTGGACATAAGATTGCCGCTGAAACAATAGAGGAAATGATAAAGCAAGCGGATCTTATTAAATAA